Genomic window (Saccharomyces cerevisiae S288C chromosome X, complete sequence):
CCTGATACCTTATGGTGTTATCCGTACACTGATAAGGATCCATTTGTATTGGATAAGTGGCCCCACGTTTACATTGTGGCAAACCAGCCATATTTTGGAACAAGAGTAGTGGAAATAGGTGGTAAGAACATAAAGATAATATCTGTCCCTGAATTCAGTTCTACTGGGATGATAATATTACTGGATTTGGAAACGTTAGAAGCAGAGACGGTCAAGATTGACatttaaataaaacaagGAATAATTTCCACATAGATATGCAATTAAGTTTTATATGTAAAAGTGAGCATTCATCGTTCAGCTCAAAATACGTTTCTTGTCACAGCTGGTAGAAAAACTATGAGCGTTTTTTCTTACCCGCAGTCggagaaaaattttttcttcgaagaGGcgaaaaagagaagaagagaaagcaCAAATCTGATGAAATAGTAGTATAAAATCGCATTTACAAATTTTCAACCATTGTTTATTTCCTAGGTCATTAAAGAGTAAAGTGCAATCTGTTTACTAATCAGTTTTTGTCTTCATATTTTTGTGTCTTTTCTGCTGCCTCACGCACCTTCTATAATACACCAAATAATGTCCACTTCTCATTGCAGATTTTATGAAAACAAATACCCAGAAATTGACGATATCGTCATGGTTAACGTCCAGCAGATTGCTGAAATGGGTGCTTATGTTAAATTGTTAGAATATGACAACATTGAAGGTATGATTCTACTAAGTGAATTGTCCCGTAGACGTATTAGGTCAATCCAAAAATTAATTCGTGTTGGTAAAAATGATGTCGCCGTTGTTCTTCGTGTcgacaaagaaaaaggttaTATTGATTTGTCCAAACGTCGTGTTTCTTCTGAAGATATCATTAAAtgtgaagaaaaataccaaaaatcTAAGACTGTTCATTCCATTTTAAGATACTGTGCCGAAAAATTCCAAATCCCTTTGGAAGAACTATATAAGACCATTGCTTGGCCATTAAGTCGAAAATTTGGTCACGCTTACGAAGCTTTCAAACTATCCATCATTGACGAAACTGTTTGGGAAGGTATTGAACCGCCATCAAAAGATGTTTTAGATGAATTAAAGAACTATATCTCCAAGAGATTAACACCACAAGCTGTAAAGATTAGAGCCGATGTTGAAGTGTCTTGTTTTAGTTACGAAGGTATCGATGCCATTAAAGACGCATTAAAATCAGCTGAAGACATGTCCACAGAACAAATGCAAGTTAAAGTTAAATTAGTCGCCGCCCCATTATATGTTTTGACCACCCAAGCCTTGGATAAGCAAAAAGGTATTGAACAACTGGAAAGcgctattgaaaaaattacagAGGTTATTACAAAATACGGCGGTGTTTGCAACATTACCATGCCACCAAAGGCTGTCACTGCTACTGAAGACGCTGAGTTACAAGCTCTATTAGAAAGCAAAGAATTAGATAATAGATCTGACTCTGAAGACGATGAGGATGAGTCAGACGACGAGTAATCATTGCCGCGCCTAATTTTTCTAGGTGTTTTCAAGTGTCATACTGttttagaaaattttgtatAGAACAAATACGTATATCCTGCCATATCATATTCTTTGCAATATACACCTTGTACATTTGGCTATTATAAATATTACAATCCATTTAATCATAATCAAAATTTAATTTCTGTTACCACGGGGTTGTCAGTGGAGCATGCCCTGCCGGTTCTCTAtaatttatctttttcac
Coding sequences:
- the SUI2 gene encoding translation initiation factor eIF2 subunit alpha (Alpha subunit of the translation initiation factor eIF2; eIF2 is involved in identification of the start codon; phosphorylation of Ser51 is required for regulation of translation by inhibiting the exchange of GDP for GTP; protein abundance increases in response to DNA replication stress) — encoded protein: MSTSHCRFYENKYPEIDDIVMVNVQQIAEMGAYVKLLEYDNIEGMILLSELSRRRIRSIQKLIRVGKNDVAVVLRVDKEKGYIDLSKRRVSSEDIIKCEEKYQKSKTVHSILRYCAEKFQIPLEELYKTIAWPLSRKFGHAYEAFKLSIIDETVWEGIEPPSKDVLDELKNYISKRLTPQAVKIRADVEVSCFSYEGIDAIKDALKSAEDMSTEQMQVKVKLVAAPLYVLTTQALDKQKGIEQLESAIEKITEVITKYGGVCNITMPPKAVTATEDAELQALLESKELDNRSDSEDDEDESDDE